A region from the Thermococcus sp. Bubb.Bath genome encodes:
- the secY gene encoding preprotein translocase subunit SecY, protein MGVRELTYAMERWLPEVERPKRRVPLKEKFMWTGIVLLLYFVLAEIPLYGVPKTIQDYFASLRFVLAGRNGSLLTLGIGPIVTAGIILQLLVGSEILKLDLSNPEDRRFYQALQRLFSVFMAFFEAAIYVLAGAFGRIDTGLGAFQIFQSAQGHYAAIGVGLAILVILQLGFGSSMLILLDELVSKWGIGSGISLFIAAGVSQQVMVKSLNPLPLPQNPNELSGAIPAFIQHLAHGDLWGAIYRGPGIPDMTNLLATILVFLVVVYLESMRVEIPLSYGRVTVRGRYPIRFMYVSNIPIILTVALYANVQLWARLLSSRGINWLGTFQGNVPVSGLAKYTYPPYDIYQLIHNPLQATVYGLQTIFWSIIFGFLWVELTGLDAKSIAKQLQSSGLQIPGFRRDPRILERVLNRYIPYVTFWGSFTLAIVAVLANFLGALGTGTGILLTVGILYRFYEEIAREQATEMFPVLRKFFAK, encoded by the coding sequence ATGGGCGTCCGGGAATTAACTTACGCCATGGAAAGATGGCTTCCAGAGGTAGAACGACCCAAGAGGCGAGTTCCTCTGAAGGAGAAGTTTATGTGGACTGGTATCGTCCTCCTGCTGTACTTCGTCCTCGCTGAAATCCCCCTTTATGGTGTTCCTAAAACCATTCAGGATTATTTCGCGTCCCTGAGATTCGTTCTTGCCGGTAGGAACGGCTCTCTGCTCACCCTTGGTATCGGTCCAATCGTCACCGCTGGAATCATCCTCCAGCTTCTCGTTGGTTCCGAGATACTCAAGCTTGATCTCTCCAACCCGGAGGATAGAAGGTTCTACCAGGCCCTGCAGAGGTTGTTCTCCGTGTTCATGGCCTTCTTCGAGGCTGCCATCTACGTCTTGGCCGGTGCATTTGGTAGGATAGACACTGGACTTGGAGCGTTCCAGATCTTCCAATCTGCCCAAGGGCATTATGCTGCTATAGGCGTTGGCCTAGCTATACTGGTGATACTCCAGCTTGGCTTTGGTTCCAGTATGTTGATACTCTTAGATGAACTCGTCAGCAAGTGGGGAATAGGAAGCGGTATCAGCCTCTTCATCGCCGCGGGTGTTTCACAGCAGGTTATGGTCAAGTCCCTGAACCCTCTCCCCTTGCCTCAGAACCCGAACGAGTTGAGCGGTGCAATTCCTGCGTTTATCCAGCACCTGGCACACGGTGACCTGTGGGGTGCAATCTACAGGGGTCCGGGAATACCAGACATGACCAATCTGCTGGCGACTATACTGGTCTTCCTTGTAGTAGTTTACCTTGAGAGCATGCGCGTTGAGATACCTCTCAGCTATGGAAGGGTCACCGTCAGGGGGAGGTATCCGATAAGGTTCATGTACGTCAGCAACATCCCTATCATCCTAACAGTGGCCCTCTACGCCAACGTTCAGCTCTGGGCTAGACTACTCTCGAGTAGGGGCATCAACTGGCTTGGAACTTTTCAGGGTAACGTTCCGGTCTCGGGCCTTGCCAAATATACCTATCCCCCGTACGATATTTACCAGCTTATTCACAACCCGCTTCAGGCCACTGTCTATGGGCTGCAGACGATATTTTGGTCTATAATATTTGGATTCCTGTGGGTTGAACTTACCGGACTCGACGCTAAGAGTATAGCCAAGCAGCTTCAGAGCTCGGGACTACAGATACCAGGATTCAGAAGGGACCCCAGGATACTCGAGAGAGTCCTCAACAGGTACATCCCGTACGTTACTTTCTGGGGTTCGTTCACACTAGCCATAGTTGCGGTGTTGGCAAACTTCCTCGGTGCCCTTGGTACTGGAACGGGAATCCTCCTAACGGTCGGTATTCTCTACAGGTTCTACGAGGAGATAGCCAGAGAACAGGCCACGGAGATGTTCCCGGTACTGAGGAAGTTCTTCGCCAAGTGA
- a CDS encoding adenylate kinase, whose amino-acid sequence MPFVVMITGIPGVGKSTITRLALQKVNIKFRLVNFGDLMFEEAVESGLVHHRDEMRKLDPMIQKELQLKAARKIVGIARKEPVLLDTHATIRTPMGYLLGFPREVIETIRPNFVVIIEATPSEILGRRLRDLKRDRDVETEEQIERHQDLNRAAAISYAMHSDALIKVIENHEDKGLEEAVNELVGVLNLAVREYD is encoded by the coding sequence ATGCCGTTTGTGGTGATGATAACGGGCATTCCTGGTGTCGGAAAGAGTACTATCACGAGACTGGCCCTTCAGAAGGTGAACATCAAGTTTCGCCTAGTGAACTTTGGCGATCTGATGTTCGAGGAGGCAGTGGAAAGTGGGTTGGTTCACCACAGGGACGAGATGAGGAAGTTAGATCCGATGATACAAAAAGAGCTTCAACTTAAGGCCGCCAGAAAGATAGTAGGGATAGCGCGGAAGGAGCCCGTTCTTCTCGACACCCATGCCACTATACGGACCCCTATGGGCTACCTCCTCGGCTTTCCAAGGGAGGTAATTGAGACCATACGACCAAACTTCGTCGTCATAATAGAGGCAACGCCCAGCGAGATACTGGGAAGGCGCCTCCGTGACCTCAAGAGGGACAGAGACGTCGAGACCGAGGAACAGATAGAGAGGCACCAAGACCTCAACAGGGCCGCCGCGATAAGCTACGCGATGCACTCCGATGCCCTTATAAAGGTGATCGAAAACCATGAAGACAAAGGACTGGAAGAGGCCGTTAACGAGCTTGTTGGAGTACTAAACCTGGCGGTGAGAGAGTATGATTGA
- a CDS encoding EMC3/TMCO1 family protein, translated as MIEEIYTFLDNIFGGYIAQHPLLAITIAGFLIGGSYTLIYYFFTDIEKTRKVQKMAKEIQKEMREAQKSGDEKKLKKVQQKQMELMKMQSEMMKQQMVPMLLTLPIFWIFFQWLRRWYVEVAIVKSPFNFFLFGWFHSWYHSALRPDELGYFGWYILSSYVIGMVLRKFLDMG; from the coding sequence ATGATTGAGGAGATATACACCTTCCTGGACAACATCTTCGGGGGTTACATAGCCCAGCACCCTCTGCTTGCAATAACCATCGCGGGCTTCCTTATCGGCGGTTCGTATACGCTGATCTACTACTTCTTTACGGACATAGAGAAGACAAGAAAAGTCCAGAAGATGGCGAAGGAGATACAGAAGGAGATGAGGGAGGCCCAGAAATCGGGGGATGAGAAGAAACTAAAGAAGGTGCAGCAGAAACAGATGGAGCTCATGAAAATGCAGAGCGAGATGATGAAGCAGCAGATGGTTCCGATGCTCCTGACGCTCCCGATATTCTGGATATTCTTCCAGTGGCTCAGGAGATGGTACGTTGAGGTTGCCATAGTCAAGTCCCCGTTCAACTTCTTCCTCTTCGGTTGGTTCCATAGCTGGTATCACTCGGCCCTCAGGCCGGATGAGCTTGGATACTTCGGCTGGTACATCCTTTCGAGCTACGTCATTGGAATGGTGCTCAGAAAATTCCTGGATATGGGTTAA
- a CDS encoding 50S ribosomal protein L34e — protein MKAMYRSRSWRRKYVRTPSGRTVIHFERRKPKVAHCPMCGRPLNGVPRGRPSEIGKLSKTQRRPERPYPNLCPDCMRKVMKAQVRAGISL, from the coding sequence ATGAAGGCGATGTACAGGTCAAGGTCATGGAGGAGAAAGTACGTCAGGACTCCCAGCGGGAGAACCGTCATCCACTTCGAGAGAAGGAAGCCGAAGGTGGCCCACTGTCCCATGTGCGGCAGGCCGCTCAACGGTGTTCCGCGCGGAAGGCCGAGCGAAATCGGAAAACTCTCAAAGACCCAGAGGAGGCCAGAGAGGCCCTATCCGAACCTCTGTCCGGACTGCATGAGAAAGGTCATGAAGGCCCAGGTCAGGGCCGGGATCTCCCTCTGA